The following are encoded together in the Kribbella sp. CA-293567 genome:
- a CDS encoding GAF and ANTAR domain-containing protein: protein MSREQRLAEVFVELADTLVDDFDVIELLQTLCERSTELLPADAAGLILADQQAALRVMASTSEEAQLLELFVLQTDEGPCLDCYSTGERTVNVDLTTTADRWPRFQAAATSLGFRSTHALPLRLRGEVIGVLNLFCREQLTLTDAEIALGQALCDIATVGLLQERAVRERQLLAEQLQSALTSRILLEQAKGMLSERARIEVDEAFALMRSYARRHQKPLRAVASAVIDGTIAPATLRATST, encoded by the coding sequence GTCATCGAGCTTCTGCAGACCTTGTGCGAGCGCAGTACCGAACTGCTGCCGGCCGACGCGGCCGGCCTGATTCTGGCCGACCAGCAAGCGGCGCTTCGGGTAATGGCGTCCACCAGCGAGGAAGCCCAGCTGCTGGAGCTGTTCGTGCTCCAGACCGACGAGGGTCCCTGCCTGGACTGCTACTCGACCGGCGAACGGACGGTCAACGTCGACCTCACGACCACCGCCGATCGCTGGCCCCGCTTCCAGGCGGCGGCGACCTCGCTGGGCTTCCGGTCGACCCACGCCCTCCCGCTGCGGCTCCGCGGCGAGGTGATCGGCGTGCTGAACCTGTTCTGCCGGGAACAACTCACCCTCACCGACGCCGAGATCGCCCTCGGACAAGCGCTCTGCGACATCGCCACCGTCGGCCTGCTGCAGGAACGTGCTGTTCGCGAGCGCCAACTCCTGGCCGAGCAGCTCCAGTCCGCTCTCACCAGCCGAATCCTGCTGGAACAAGCCAAGGGGATGCTGTCCGAGCGAGCCAGGATCGAGGTCGACGAGGCCTTCGCCCTGATGCGCTCCTACGCCCGCCGCCACCAGAAACCCCTCCGCGCCGTCGCCAGCGCGGTCATCGACGGCACCATCGCCCCCGCCACCCTCCGCGCCACCTCCACCTGA